tcttaggCGTACTGAGGTGTAAGCCTCAACCATAAGAACAAAAAACTTCATAAAACTTATAATATTCATACAAACAACACACAATtccatatcttttttttttttaatacattgGTGGGGTTTGAACCCCTCCCCCTTCCACATACACTCACACAACCGACCACTTTAGCTATTCCCAACTGGCACAACACATAATTCCATATCAAAgtcataaaattcatgaaattaccagttctaagtcataaaatcacAAACTAAATTCACTAaaggttttgaaataaaaaatcataattcATTTTCATAGAGTAAGTTGTTGGAAGTAGCACTAGCCAAAAATAAGTTGTTGGAAGCTAGGGGCTGATGAGAATGGCTGAAATGGAGGagaaaaatagaaagaagaaGCCTGATAGGACTTGCTGTGAGATAAGGTAGGCTAAGCCGCAGAGGCTTTTTGTGAGTGCCTCAAGGCTTAAGCCTCAACCGATTTTGAAAACTAGGGGTTAGAGATACTCTGGAACGTTAATTATAGTGTAGCTTTTTTTTTACCGACAATTTCTTTGTGAAAAGCTCTTCTTCTGCATAATCTATCATGCTGTTCTCCTGCCTTATATTCTGGACTGTGTAAATTATTGGTAGTTGGTTGGTCACAGTGCATGATTTTTATTGACGGAAAGAAATCATGTAATTTTCTCTAACAGTAACCAGTAATTAGCTGAGAGCCTGAGAGACATGTTGAAATTGGCAAGCAATGGAACTTGTGTTTTTGGATTGCATAGTGGTCAGTGTGCCTAATTTTAGCAAGATCACTATAACTTTATACAACTGGTTCATTCTATATAGGGTATGGTTTCCATTGGAAAAAAAGGTCATTGATCATTTAGACCTATGAACTAGTTTTACTTTTAGCTCATCACTAATAGGCGATTTAAACAACTTGGATCTGTTTTACCGTTACTATAGGTGGCTCAGCTTAGAGGAAGTTAAACCAAgccttatttttatttattaacttTTCTACTTACTGTAGGGGGCAGCTTGACCTTtttgtattctcaaagattgtcTTTTTCTTTAATGTAATTCCTTGGTGTATATTTTGAAATGATCCTTATTATTCTTTGATTAGCATCTCAGGTGAAATCAGTAACTTGTCTCTTATTTATATGCTGAAAATATGATTTCCGTACCAAATGTAGGcagaaaataagtaaataaattttTTGCCGACATGGTCACTATGTTAATTTTCCATGCCACTTTCTCTAAATTTAGTTGATTTTGTGTCCTGTTGCAAAAGCAGCTTAAAGGAAGTTAGTTCAAGCTTGGTTATTAGATTTCTTTACTTATTGCAATTGGCAGCTTGAGTTCTTTTTGTTTTCTGGTTTCCCTTTTCTCTGTTTGGTAAAATGATCCATGTAATGATGTAAGAGTTTGATAAGCATCAAGTAGAATGAGCAACTTGTAGTAGGGTAAGCAAATAAGTACATATTTTCTACACTGTTTTTATTTCAGTTATGCATGTCACTCTAAATTTAATTGAATTAGTCTGATGAAAAATCACAATGGAGCTTCGTATTGAACTTTAAATTCTTGATTGTAACTAAGACTATTATTTGCATTATTGAAGACATCATATGCTTCATATTCTGCAAGACTGTAACTGATATTGAAATTGAAATGATGCATTTTTCATTGTTTACCAGCATATGCGTAATATTCCTCTAGCAATTATTTTTGAAGTCATGACAAGGTGGATCATCAAGCAAGaattaaaatgtttttttttcctaGTCATACATCATGTACCTTACTTTTTCTGACCAGACTCTTGTAGATGTCTAAATAAGTGACTAACATAGTAGGTCTCAACTTGAGTATAATTTGGCTCATGTATATCTCATGCCTTTTTTAACACCTCTTGTAAATATCTGTAGTACCTTTGCGCAAAACTCTTAAATCGTGATCTTAAGGGCTTTCATTTGTGGTTTTATAGGGTTTTGATGAATACATGAATTTGGTTCTTGATGATGCTGAAGAAGTCAACGTCAAGAAGAAGAGCAGCAAGACACTGGGTATGTGTCTTTAATTCCTCGTCCCATTCTCTTGTGCTTGTTGATATACTCaggtctgattttttttttccttgttcTTCAGGGAGGATACTTTTGAAAGGAGACAACATAACTCTGATGATGAATTCGTAAGTATGCGTAAAAACAGcttatatttgtatatatatgctATTTAAATCTTTCCCTCTCCCTCATTGGTAACTTCTTTTCTTTCTCAGGGGAAAATGATGATCATGCCACTGATTGGATTGATTGAGGCTTACAGTGTTGTTCCCGTAGCATAGCATGTATGTTGAGTTAATTTACAGTTGCTACTTCGGCCGCTTGGTTTGAGTACATTTTGGATAGCATGTAGGAGAACTCATTGAATGTTGATTTTATATGCCTATAAGTAGATAAGTTGTTGCATTCGCTTCTCTTAATTAGTATCTGCTATGCTCTGATTGTCATGTTTGTGAAATCTAGTCATGTCATTTCTCCTAGGTAGAACTATGATGTCTGAGACTGAGTCATATCCCCTCATAAGTTCATAACCATGTGAAATTTTCTGCGTCCTCTTTCAAAAAAAGCTGTTTTGGAAAATTATTCTTACGGAACATTTACATTTACCTCTTGGAGTGTTCCAGGCACCACAATGTAATATGTcacaatttttcaaaattttaatcaCAGGATGGGGATCAAAAATTATCATGTCTTTAGGAAAGCTTTGCTATATTCTGAACCCAAGTATCATAGAAAATTCTTTGCATCTAGACGCAAAAACTGGTGATGGAAAAGAACTAGGAATAATTCAGTTAAATGTGAATTATCTGTATGTGTGTGCAATGGAATGTTATACCAATGAGTGTATTCTGTCATTACTCCAGAAGTTGCTTACCTTAGACCGTTGGAATATATTTGTTTACTTAGTCTAGTACAGTCCCTACCAAAGTTAGATGAGAATACTCGTCCACAATGAAATAAGGCTGATTGTATGCTGAGAAAGCTCATGTTAGATAACACATATCTTTTATGAAGATGCTCTTCTGAGTCGACTTGAGGATAGGAGAGCTATAGGGAATGGTTTGGCATTCTTGTTGATGTATTTGAAGAATGCTTAACTGAAGTCCAACATAATGATGATTGGCCGTAGTTCAGTAGTTAGAACAAGACTATTTTTTCGTTTTTGAAAATAGGCTCCTTGCCTTATCTTTCAATATTTGGGAactgaaaaacaaaaacaattgCCATGTAAGTACACAAAAGGGTCTTGAACCTCTGATCTCATAAGAGCAAACCTCAGATCTCCCTCTTGTGTTAGTTTGGTTAAAGCTATTGAAAAATTACCCCATTaggattttattaaaattttctgTTATAGGCGGCATGTTATGTTTCTTCTCAGTCTCGCAATGACCTAGGGATGGAACTCATGAACTTGTGTTTGACAAATCAATTTGCTGTCAATCAAGGATTTTTATTCATGGAAATGTAGTGCTGCATCTCGAATGATTCTTTAACACATTTTCTCTGTAACAAAACCAATGAAAATgatgtaaaaaataaaaatggggggTGTGAGAAATTGGAGGAAAAGGACAGTTTATTCTTTCTTTATCCACTGGCCCCAAGGGAATAGGAAGAGAGCTCTATAGTCTTCTCTGCTATTGAAACTAGTCACAAAATCAAAGACTGAAATGAAAGCAACAAATGAGAGAAATTTGAGGATCCAGGTGAATGTGTCTGGATTGTTGCTGGTGGAGGTAGTAGGGTCATGGAGGAGCCCATGTAAATGGTTATGGTGGTCCTGGTCGACGTGTGTCATCTGCTATAGTGAGTGTGTTGCGCCATGTGTCTGTCCATGGGGAAGCAAAGTGCTCAGACCCATTTTGTATTTTCGTAAAGAAAATTAACAAGTTTTGGATCACTACCCTTGTAGGCTTGTACTGATTACTGACTCATCCTCCACAAACATAATATTCCATCTAATTACTCTCCTTGTCCTCTCATTTTCACTCTCCTGTTCTGCAATTTGCTTGTACTTTTTCTGAGACTTTCTCGGTAACTGGAGCCACCCCAAAAAAAGAATAACGTAAATTCAGATCAAATGACTTTTTGTTTACATTTAGAAACTTTCCGTTCAGGCCGCTTAGCGTTTCTGTTCACATTCAATGTAAAACAGTTTTGAAAATAGATAATAGTTCCAGAATTGTTTACTTTCAAAGTAGTTAGTTTATAATTTATGGTAATCTAGAAGACCTCCAACTTAGCCAACCTACCCCCAAAAAAAACACCCAAGCTTTTTAATTTGCCATCACTAGGTGAAAGTAGCCACTTGAAAATGCTTATGAAGCAGGAGTGTTAAAGAACAGAACAGCCCATTGTACCCACCCATGCTTAGGTCTATACTAGAGCTTAAAAAGGTCTTATTTAGGGGGGGCTACAAAGATTTGACGACACATCAATGGAGATATGATGTGTCTTAATCCTTTTGTTGAGGTTCATTGGACATTTTCATCGTAAGAAACAAGTCAtattatcatcattattattattacatcACTAGCCACCAAAATCTTATGCAGTGGTAGTGCCAACTTTTTTTTATTCATTCACCCAAGTGGTATGTCATTTTTATCTCCATAGTGGGCAGCATATGTATTAATCAACAATATCTCAAGGCTGCATTTTTAGCAACCACAATTGACATTTTACTAGCTAGTGTGCAGTTAAGAAGTACTCAATCACTCTAATCAATATTATTACAACACTTGGCATTTGAAGAGTGTGTTTGAAATTCTAGTGCCCCCTCAATTTATGTACACTTAAGTGTACAATTTGTTTCTTCACCACATACTTAAGGTAAGGGAgaacaaatttattgaaaaagcAAAGATTGGCACATGGGATTTTACCAGCCATGGAATGCAAAAAATAAGGCTAAGATAGAGAGAATAAAAGGTATTAGTTTAAACAATATGATTTCAAAGGCTTACTGAGTATAAATGGAGCTCTCATgtattgatatatatatgtgtgtgtgtgtatatatatatatttatagttataATGTTGGAATCGAATAAGTTATAATTTATTTGAGATGTAgcctaatatatttatatagtattgAGAATATGCTATGTTTATTATGCCTAGCTTACTTTtctcataattaattaataaatcatgtCAAATATACTGTACAGACATGGGATATATATTTAGAAAATGCATCTGAGAATATGAAAAGTTATTTTAGAAGTCTAAAATATTTTTCTGTGATATctataaatattttgttgttcATCTTAAACTTTTATGTAAAATAGCTTATATAATTATAGTTTTCAATAAGAAATGAGTTTTTTCTATCCAGTTCCAATTTTCTACTAATTACCAAAAGAAAAATATTGGATTCTTTATTTTTCATATAACAAGCATATCATtgccacacaaaaaaaaaaaagaaaagcatATCATAATTACTTATGTAtagtaataataaaaaatcatACCTTCATTAAACCGACGAGACTTGATGACCAAATCAATAATCTGAAATAGGAACAACATTTTCAAGTGAGGAAGGTGATTATTGCACTACATATAATTGACATATATATGAGTAAAatagcattatatatatatatatataccattacGTCAACATGATATTGCTCAAGAATGATCTTCGACTatgaatttttaatttatataaactGGGCACCCACCACCATTAAAAAATCATGAGTGGCCTTAGTTGGATTTccttcatttattattatttttggaattttccTATTGGAGAAAGTTTGTACTTTGTGCCACTGAATTTCACCAGTGATCTTCCTAATCAGTCCACTAATTGTATATTATGCATAATGCAACCGAGTCACCCCAGACAGTCCATAATTGTTATGTGGACACTTTGGGAgcataaaacaaaataataattacaTACTAAttttgaaaggaaaaagaatgatGTAGTAATAAATTTGGACCAGTGCCATAATCCAAATGATCATTTGGATCATTGAATGCTTTTATTCTTTCCACCCATTAatgtaaaaaatattttatcactATGTGACATGTAAACTTTAACTAAAGATTCCTACAATAATGTCAACATTTGCTTTCACAAGGAAACGGTTGTTTCATTAATTCAAATCATCAACAGTCGAAGAGATAAAAATATGATTACTATTCTAAAGtgtaaaattacaaaatttactCCCAGCTGAAATCACAAGTCTTAATATTTGTTTTTGAATGAtgtaaaaaataaagtttaaatagttTATTGTATACATGACTAATTTTTGTATGTGCGTGAAAAATAACAAATTTGAATTTAGTA
The Humulus lupulus chromosome 6, drHumLupu1.1, whole genome shotgun sequence DNA segment above includes these coding regions:
- the LOC133783068 gene encoding uncharacterized protein LOC133783068: MASTKVQRIMTQPINLIFRFLQSKARIQIWLFEQKDLRIEGRIIGFDEYMNLVLDDAEEVNVKKKSSKTLGRILLKGDNITLMMNSGK